The nucleotide sequence CCACTTTTCAAAGCACCCTCAACAGCCGCGTACGAAGCGGCGTCTATCTTTTGCGAGCCTACCAGATAACTAATCACGAGGTCCTTAGGATTGGCTGTTTCCGCGACTGGATCTGACATTGGGGTCACTCCTTGTATTCTCTGTTTGGGTTTTCAGTAATTATGGACCAACCAGCTTTTTCCCTTGGGCGCCGTACAAGGCCGGGAAGGCCATGGGCATATAGGTCAACGCCTTTGGATCACGCTGCTTGAAGTATCCGACCATCTTTTGGGGAATCCACACATTGAAAAAGTAGTCCCGAAAGTCGGCCAAGAGATACAGGGGGTAGAGTGTCGCTTCCACAATCCTTCCGTCTTCGTACCGGTGGGAGTATTTTGGGAACAAACTTGGATCAACCCCCTTTACCCTGCGAAGCCATTTGCAGAACATCAGGCCGGTTGAGATATCAGGAACGAGGGTTTCGGGGAGTGTGTACCCGTGCTGCTCAAGTGGCGCGACCAACCCGAACGTCAATTCATTCAACATAGAGAAGTGTGTGGTTGGCACTCCCGACATGTTGGCGATGTATCGCCTGATGTGGAACGGGAGCCCATTTGTTGAGTATTTCCCTGTGACCCAGTCTTGAACCCACCTCGACACGGCGACAGCAAACTTAGGAGAACACCACTGCCCCAAGTTTATGGCAACGTGTGGGTGAACCCAAGTTCCTTGTTCCAACGGGCTTCGGCCCTTCCTGGTGATCACCAGTTCTGAAACGGGAATTCCCGTTTCAGAAGACAATTCGTCTAGAAAGGCAATTGTGTTGGTGAGGCGGCTGTAAACGTTGAGTGCTTTCCCGCACGCCGAGCACATTGCGGTGGCATTTACGTATCCGTCAACCGCCCTCTGGTGGATGACAGTGGCCTCTACCTCATGGGTGATTAGAGCCAAGTGAAGTTGCGGTGCCGACATGATCGCGATCTCCGTTTCGCATGGAATGTTCACAGATCCAAGTGAACAACTGAACTAGGCCGCCAGCATAGCCGCAAGATCACACAGACGCAATAGCATAACCACAAGATATGGTGGTTTCTAGTAAATCAAATCATATATCTATTTCCCACCCTGAGAAGCGACACGTCGCCACCTTATACACTCATGGACGTTTTCTATCATCTGGCTTGAGTTCGCCGGTCTGTTGCCATGCTGAACCTGCGCTGAGCGGATCGTCCTTGACGACCCCGCGGCGGGTATTTCTTTTTCTGCACTGGCTGCGGTCGACACTGTCTCGTGTAACGAGGCGGGAGTGCTTACACACGCAGTGTCCCTGTGCCGCCGTGTTCAGGGTCGGTGGAGAGCAAG is from Schlesneria sp. DSM 10557 and encodes:
- a CDS encoding KilA-N domain-containing protein, translating into MSAPQLHLALITHEVEATVIHQRAVDGYVNATAMCSACGKALNVYSRLTNTIAFLDELSSETGIPVSELVITRKGRSPLEQGTWVHPHVAINLGQWCSPKFAVAVSRWVQDWVTGKYSTNGLPFHIRRYIANMSGVPTTHFSMLNELTFGLVAPLEQHGYTLPETLVPDISTGLMFCKWLRRVKGVDPSLFPKYSHRYEDGRIVEATLYPLYLLADFRDYFFNVWIPQKMVGYFKQRDPKALTYMPMAFPALYGAQGKKLVGP